In Leptospira perdikensis, the genomic window ACAAAACGGAACGATCACTGGTTCCATTGGAGTTATTTCTTTTGCCCCCAACGTAAAAGGCCTTCTCGACCGTTATGGGGTGGGAGTTCGCACCTATAAAGCAGGAAAATACAAAGATATGTATTCGCCGTTTCGCGACTCCACCAATGAAGAAGATGATATGATCGCAAAACAGTTACAAGACACCTATCGCAAGTTTGTGGAAGATGTTGCTAAAGGGCGAAACAAAACCGTTAAGTCCATTGAAGAGTTAGCCGAGGGTAAAATTTATTCTGGTGAAGATGCATTTCGTAACAAACTAGTGGATGACATTGGAGGGAGAAGGGAAGCTCACAAAAAACTTTCTGAACTTTGCCAATACGATGGGCTGATTCCGCTTTTTGAACAGGAGATTTCTCCTTTTGATCGATTTTTACAATCATTGGGTGTAACGTTTTTTGGAGACAATTCTCATGTGTCTAAAATTCGTTCCCTCATCCAATCACAGGTTCTTGTCATTTTACCGACGGCTCTTGGAAAACTGATGTTATGAGAGATTTTTTCTTCGACTTAGTTGATGTATTAGAATTGGTATTTTTGGATCCACTTCGATATTCGGAAGAGATCCAAGAAATCCCATTTGCGGCAAGCCCAGCATCTAGTTGGTTGTTTTCGATACTTGCCGCCTTGTCTCTGTC contains:
- the sppA gene encoding signal peptide peptidase SppA, coding for MERNQFLLFLSFLFSTIATILGIAILVSGSSLARFSSGTGGSLFQASEIGAVVIPIVGEIHSGESTFDSTGADTVLRQLRELEEDGNVKGILLEINSPGGTVAASQEIFNELLHLRKTKKIVVSMKDVAASGGYYIAAASDYIFAQNGTITGSIGVISFAPNVKGLLDRYGVGVRTYKAGKYKDMYSPFRDSTNEEDDMIAKQLQDTYRKFVEDVAKGRNKTVKSIEELAEGKIYSGEDAFRNKLVDDIGGRREAHKKLSELCQYDGLIPLFEQEISPFDRFLQSLGVTFFGDNSHVSKIRSLIQSQVLVILPTALGKLML